From the genome of Virgibacillus siamensis, one region includes:
- a CDS encoding NADPH-dependent FMN reductase: MKIVGLSGSTVGSKTRTAMDVTMEVVQKRFPDAQIILLDLAEYDIQFSDGRGYFEYDGDTKYVAETVMEADAVIIGTPIFQASIPGTLKNIFDLLPVDAFRDKVIGILVTAGTAKHYLIAEQQLKPILAYMKAQIVQSYVFIEDKYFYRKEIIDDDVLFRIDRLVEETIDLAEAHKKIREAKEAEYDF, from the coding sequence ATGAAGATTGTCGGGTTATCCGGCTCAACAGTTGGATCAAAAACAAGAACAGCAATGGACGTAACAATGGAGGTTGTTCAAAAAAGGTTTCCCGATGCACAGATTATCTTGCTTGATCTGGCTGAATATGATATCCAGTTCAGTGATGGACGAGGTTATTTCGAATACGATGGTGATACAAAATATGTTGCGGAAACAGTGATGGAAGCTGATGCGGTTATAATTGGAACGCCTATTTTTCAGGCTTCCATACCCGGGACACTGAAAAATATCTTTGATTTGCTGCCGGTTGATGCATTTCGGGATAAAGTTATCGGCATACTTGTTACAGCAGGAACAGCTAAGCATTATTTGATTGCGGAGCAGCAATTGAAACCAATTCTGGCATACATGAAAGCACAGATTGTTCAATCATACGTTTTTATTGAAGATAAATATTTTTACCGAAAAGAAATTATTGATGATGATGTGCTGTTCCGGATTGATCGCCTTGTTGAAGAGACCATTGATTTGGCGGAAGCACATAAGAAAATTCGTGAAGCAAAAGAAGCAGAATATGATTTTTAG
- a CDS encoding cation transporter, giving the protein MNRVVYLDIKGMHCPNCPAKVERAVLKMDGVSQINVSWERENGCVSYDQHTTAITEIIDRVEKMGFKASIVQDGIKMK; this is encoded by the coding sequence ATGAATCGTGTTGTTTACTTGGATATTAAAGGGATGCATTGCCCGAATTGCCCTGCAAAAGTCGAAAGAGCTGTTCTGAAAATGGACGGTGTATCCCAAATTAATGTCAGTTGGGAACGCGAAAATGGCTGTGTATCATATGATCAGCATACAACAGCCATTACGGAAATCATTGATCGTGTTGAAAAAATGGGGTTTAAAGCGAGCATTGTTCAAGATGGAATTAAAATGAAATAA
- a CDS encoding competence protein CoiA, producing MLQAKLNDGTRVTLALMTRKDIERLKGKQQFLCPACDGPVIMKAGTKMIPHFAHQSRRDCPSSEGGEGAYHEKGKLLLYKWLQSQRLDVELEVYLPAIMQRPDMLLHVNNRRLAIEYQCAKIPAAQIHKRNEGYRSAGIIPLWILGASRLERKGRHQLKLDAFHLQFIHQFSSDFPLTLFFFCPDSLQFITFQDLFFTAQNKAIGNFQINRLNQICFTDLFRTYFFPEQTIFQLWRNEKRKLRLKTTGRHYGKELMWRQWLYYKGIPKEHLPSFVHMPVRGQVLMKTPPWDWQSRICLDILEKMHPGAVMSLNQCVRLLQSHLIHPDTFSLITSVENPIGQYLQLLEKCGIIKQQSAQTFVKHNPLHFYSHVEDAIAGDNQLIDQLLQSKYRHDNRLFRYTKE from the coding sequence ATGTTGCAGGCAAAATTGAATGATGGAACGCGGGTCACGCTGGCATTAATGACCAGGAAGGATATTGAACGTCTAAAAGGAAAACAGCAGTTTTTGTGTCCTGCGTGTGATGGTCCGGTCATTATGAAAGCGGGGACGAAAATGATTCCGCATTTCGCCCACCAATCAAGGCGTGATTGTCCTTCATCGGAAGGAGGGGAAGGAGCATATCATGAAAAGGGGAAACTGCTTCTGTATAAATGGCTGCAATCCCAGCGTCTGGATGTAGAACTTGAAGTGTATTTGCCGGCGATTATGCAGCGTCCCGACATGTTATTACATGTGAATAACCGGCGACTGGCCATCGAATATCAATGTGCCAAAATTCCAGCAGCGCAAATTCATAAACGGAATGAAGGATATCGCAGTGCCGGAATTATTCCGCTTTGGATACTGGGTGCCAGCCGTCTGGAACGAAAAGGGCGGCACCAGCTGAAATTGGATGCATTTCATCTTCAGTTTATCCATCAATTTTCTTCAGATTTTCCACTGACATTATTTTTCTTCTGTCCGGACTCACTTCAGTTTATTACCTTTCAGGATTTATTTTTTACAGCACAAAACAAAGCAATTGGAAATTTTCAAATCAACCGTTTGAATCAGATCTGTTTCACCGACTTGTTTCGTACGTATTTTTTTCCGGAACAGACAATCTTCCAATTATGGCGAAATGAGAAGCGGAAACTGCGCCTGAAAACGACGGGCAGGCATTATGGGAAAGAACTTATGTGGCGCCAATGGCTTTATTATAAAGGGATTCCCAAGGAGCATTTGCCTTCTTTCGTACACATGCCGGTAAGGGGGCAGGTCCTAATGAAGACACCGCCTTGGGATTGGCAGAGCCGCATATGTTTAGATATTTTGGAAAAAATGCATCCCGGTGCAGTAATGTCTCTTAATCAATGTGTACGATTATTGCAAAGCCATTTGATCCACCCGGACACTTTCTCTTTGATTACCTCTGTTGAAAATCCCATCGGTCAATATCTGCAACTGCTTGAGAAATGCGGGATTATCAAGCAGCAATCCGCACAAACATTTGTCAAACATAATCCGCTTCATTTTTATAGCCATGTGGAGGATGCAATTGCAGGAGATAATCAGTTAATCGATCAGCTTCTTCAATCAAAATACAGGCATGATAACAGGTTATTTCGTTATACTAAAGAATAA
- a CDS encoding cation diffusion facilitator family transporter: protein MGHDHGHDHTHGANKKALMISFIIITIYMIIEAAGGFITNSLALLSDAGHMLSDSVSLGVGLVAFAMGEKVANYSKTYGYKRFEILAAFFNGVTLIVIALYIFYEAFQRFTSPSEVASTGMLIIACIGLAVNIVVAWILMRGDTDENLNLRAAFLHVLGDLLGSVGAIVAALLIMFFGWGWADPLASVIVAALVFVSGWRVTKDAVHVLMEGTPKNVDLDDVIRTIESVGGIESIHDLHVWTITSGQNALSCHAVVDGKLNIEESQKLLQIIEGNLQENGIGHVTIQMENEQHPHGESLMCQHDQDQAAHEH, encoded by the coding sequence ATGGGACACGATCACGGTCACGATCATACACATGGCGCTAATAAAAAAGCGCTCATGATCAGTTTTATTATTATAACCATCTATATGATTATCGAAGCGGCTGGCGGTTTTATAACAAATAGTCTGGCGCTATTGTCTGATGCAGGTCATATGTTAAGTGACTCTGTCTCTCTTGGCGTCGGACTGGTTGCCTTTGCTATGGGCGAGAAAGTGGCTAATTACAGTAAAACATACGGGTATAAGCGTTTTGAAATATTGGCAGCGTTTTTCAATGGTGTGACGTTGATAGTTATTGCATTATACATTTTCTATGAAGCATTTCAGCGGTTTACCAGTCCATCTGAAGTAGCTTCGACCGGCATGCTGATTATCGCCTGCATTGGGTTGGCCGTTAATATTGTGGTGGCATGGATTTTAATGCGCGGTGATACGGATGAAAATTTAAACCTCCGTGCAGCATTTTTGCATGTTCTTGGTGATCTGCTTGGTTCAGTCGGGGCCATCGTTGCGGCACTTCTCATTATGTTTTTTGGATGGGGATGGGCTGATCCGCTGGCCAGTGTGATAGTGGCAGCACTTGTATTTGTCAGTGGATGGCGTGTAACGAAAGATGCGGTTCATGTGCTGATGGAAGGAACACCGAAAAATGTAGACCTTGACGATGTCATTCGCACGATTGAAAGTGTTGGTGGTATTGAGAGTATTCACGATCTGCACGTTTGGACGATAACCAGCGGACAAAACGCGTTGTCTTGTCATGCGGTGGTTGACGGGAAACTTAATATTGAGGAAAGCCAGAAACTGCTTCAAATCATCGAGGGAAATCTGCAGGAAAATGGAATCGGTCACGTAACCATTCAAATGGAAAATGAGCAGCATCCGCACGGTGAGTCTTTGATGTGCCAGCATGATCAGGATCAAGCTGCACATGAACATTAA
- a CDS encoding cupin domain-containing protein, which translates to MAVSNIDFTSPNVQYTYDLSNNTIFEKNPENYINALGIQQLKTIGNSFLLDVYLSSGNVVEYHYHPNATEVLYCITGAITASLVNPFTKERKQFSLGSGQVVCFPQGWLHDAKATEDDTHLLAVHDTPELQTVWFSDLLRLLPAEQLAYMYCLNESEIKDALQPIHDTVVIGPPRNCERDRQFSGARSAHENMTFQRFPHNLDD; encoded by the coding sequence ATGGCAGTTTCCAATATTGACTTTACATCTCCAAATGTGCAGTATACGTACGATCTAAGTAACAATACGATATTTGAAAAAAACCCGGAAAATTATATTAATGCACTTGGAATTCAGCAATTAAAGACCATCGGGAATAGTTTTTTACTGGATGTCTATTTAAGTTCCGGTAATGTCGTTGAGTACCATTACCATCCAAATGCTACCGAAGTTTTATATTGTATTACAGGGGCAATAACCGCTTCACTGGTTAATCCATTTACAAAAGAACGGAAACAGTTTTCACTCGGTTCTGGTCAGGTTGTATGTTTTCCGCAGGGCTGGCTGCATGATGCTAAAGCAACTGAAGATGACACACATCTGCTTGCTGTGCATGACACCCCTGAACTGCAAACAGTTTGGTTTTCCGATCTTCTTCGTCTTTTGCCGGCTGAGCAATTAGCATATATGTACTGTCTGAATGAATCAGAGATAAAAGATGCCTTGCAGCCTATTCATGACACCGTTGTTATTGGCCCGCCGCGAAATTGTGAACGGGACAGACAATTTTCCGGTGCCAGAAGTGCACATGAAAATATGACCTTTCAGCGCTTTCCACACAATCTGGACGACTAG
- a CDS encoding GNAT family N-acetyltransferase has translation MNWYEKLSKYFPVEEMKSKEHMDMLLKEKGDVYHKDEGEYHVLMYAEFDTFIFIDYVYVSAKSRGQGIGHKIIEKLKEHNKPIILEVEPVDYDDTDTEKRLHFYRREGFTHAQYIDYNRRSLATNEETPMEILYWSPNDETEEEIYQRMKQMYEDIHTYKDEEIYGKSYQPVDEVLTYDENRDSDNIFEAIQTSEKA, from the coding sequence ATGAACTGGTATGAGAAGTTGAGTAAATATTTCCCTGTGGAAGAAATGAAATCCAAGGAACATATGGACATGCTTCTGAAAGAAAAAGGGGATGTTTATCATAAAGATGAAGGTGAATACCATGTTTTGATGTATGCGGAATTTGATACGTTCATTTTCATCGATTATGTATATGTGTCAGCAAAATCAAGAGGACAGGGGATTGGTCATAAAATAATCGAAAAACTGAAGGAACATAACAAACCGATCATTCTGGAAGTGGAACCTGTTGATTATGATGATACAGATACTGAAAAGAGACTTCATTTTTACAGACGTGAAGGATTTACCCACGCACAATACATTGACTATAATCGCCGCTCACTGGCTACTAATGAGGAAACCCCTATGGAAATTCTGTATTGGTCTCCCAACGATGAAACAGAAGAAGAAATCTACCAGCGCATGAAGCAAATGTACGAGGATATTCATACGTACAAGGATGAAGAAATTTACGGGAAGTCCTATCAGCCTGTTGACGAAGTGCTGACGTATGATGAAAACAGAGATTCAGATAATATTTTCGAAGCAATTCAAACATCAGAAAAAGCGTAA
- a CDS encoding ArsR/SmtB family transcription factor, producing MAGQNETHDMKNKDLDEETLFVVSQTFKALGDPTRIRILHLLFQNEYSVNGIAEALHLRQSTVSHQLRFLKNLRLVKYRREGTTLYYSHDDEHVINILKQTIDHALHS from the coding sequence ATGGCTGGGCAAAATGAAACGCATGATATGAAAAATAAGGATTTGGATGAAGAGACATTATTTGTTGTCTCACAGACGTTCAAGGCACTTGGCGATCCAACCAGAATCCGTATTTTGCATTTGCTGTTTCAAAATGAATACTCGGTAAATGGAATTGCCGAAGCATTGCACTTGAGACAGTCAACGGTTTCACATCAACTCCGGTTTTTGAAAAACCTGCGTCTTGTAAAATATCGCAGGGAAGGAACAACGTTATATTATTCGCATGATGATGAACATGTTATCAATATTTTGAAGCAAACGATTGATCACGCACTGCACAGTTGA
- a CDS encoding FAD-dependent oxidoreductase, translated as MPQKDNGKLPAKTVSFWRDSVDFHEFPALEENIQVDVCIVGGGITGITAAYLLADEGLEVAVLEANQLLNGTTGHTTAKITAQHGLIYDELITNLGKSKAKLYYEANMHALRFVKETVKKLKIDCDFSDQDAYMYATSEEYADKINKEMKAYKKLGIDGGNAETIPLDVSIKNAVVMHNQAQFHPLKYLTHLTQVMKEKGVQIYENTTAVNVETGEHPAVLTRNDCRVTAKHVLACSHFPFYEGLGFYSTRMYADRSYIVAAKPKKDFPGGMYISAGKPTRSMRSVTINGEEMILVVGESHKTGQGKDTMKHYQALEDFGEHVFGLKDIPYRWSAQDLTTLDKVPYIGEITTGQPNILIATGYRKWGMSNGTAAALLLRDIVLDKKNPFRDLFTPSRFYATPSIKNFLVQNADVAEHLIKGKLETSDADPDTLGNDEAAVISIDGDRKGAYRDQDGELHIVDTTCTHVGCEVEWNSGDRSWDCPCHGSRFSYTGEVIEGPAEKPLPKHDHTMLENLTSEESGY; from the coding sequence ATGCCTCAAAAAGATAATGGGAAGTTACCTGCAAAAACTGTATCATTTTGGCGGGATTCAGTTGATTTTCATGAATTTCCTGCTTTGGAAGAGAATATACAAGTTGATGTTTGCATTGTTGGTGGCGGAATAACGGGGATTACTGCCGCCTATTTACTGGCGGATGAAGGGCTGGAAGTTGCCGTTCTGGAAGCAAATCAACTGTTAAACGGTACAACTGGACATACAACCGCAAAAATAACCGCACAGCATGGACTGATTTATGACGAACTGATAACTAATCTCGGGAAAAGCAAGGCGAAATTATATTACGAAGCGAATATGCATGCATTGCGGTTCGTTAAGGAAACGGTGAAAAAGTTAAAAATCGACTGTGATTTCAGTGATCAGGATGCGTATATGTATGCGACATCTGAAGAATATGCGGACAAAATCAATAAGGAAATGAAGGCTTATAAAAAGCTGGGCATTGATGGGGGTAATGCTGAAACGATTCCATTGGATGTCAGCATCAAAAATGCTGTTGTCATGCATAATCAGGCACAATTTCATCCGCTTAAATACTTAACACATCTAACTCAGGTTATGAAAGAAAAAGGTGTGCAAATCTACGAAAATACAACGGCAGTAAATGTGGAGACCGGTGAACACCCTGCAGTCTTGACACGGAATGATTGCCGGGTTACAGCGAAACATGTGCTTGCATGTTCACATTTTCCATTTTATGAAGGACTCGGTTTTTATTCCACACGAATGTATGCAGACCGCTCCTACATTGTGGCAGCCAAACCAAAAAAAGATTTTCCGGGCGGTATGTATATTAGTGCCGGCAAGCCAACACGTTCGATGCGTTCGGTGACGATCAACGGGGAAGAAATGATACTTGTAGTTGGGGAAAGTCATAAAACAGGTCAGGGAAAGGATACAATGAAACACTATCAGGCGCTGGAAGACTTTGGCGAGCACGTATTTGGATTGAAGGACATTCCTTACAGGTGGTCAGCGCAGGATTTAACAACATTGGATAAAGTACCGTACATTGGTGAAATAACAACCGGACAGCCAAACATCCTGATTGCAACGGGATACAGGAAATGGGGTATGTCAAACGGAACCGCAGCAGCATTGTTACTCCGTGATATAGTTTTGGATAAAAAGAATCCTTTTCGGGATTTGTTTACGCCATCAAGATTTTATGCAACACCAAGCATAAAGAATTTCCTGGTTCAAAATGCTGATGTCGCGGAACATTTAATAAAAGGAAAACTGGAAACCTCGGACGCTGATCCCGATACATTGGGTAATGATGAAGCAGCTGTTATCAGTATTGATGGTGACAGAAAAGGAGCATATAGAGACCAGGATGGGGAATTGCATATTGTTGATACAACCTGTACACATGTCGGATGTGAAGTGGAATGGAACAGCGGGGACCGAAGCTGGGATTGTCCATGTCACGGTTCCAGGTTTTCCTATACAGGTGAGGTAATTGAAGGACCCGCGGAAAAACCGCTGCCGAAGCATGATCACACCATGCTGGAGAACCTTACATCGGAAGAGTCCGGTTATTAA
- a CDS encoding MBL fold metallo-hydrolase yields the protein MFLKTKVSVDEKSNVRFINGHVSFQKVIMNVYCFEVDGVLIDTGGHTLLKKFQPFFAQMDVDQIMITHFHEDHTGGAAYLQKEYGLPVYMNALTIDACAKKAAYPLYRQLFWGRRRPFQAQSIDDTFTSRNAAWDVIETPGHAKDHLAFLNRETGQLFSGDLYVTPKTKVILREEDIPTIIHSIERMLTYDFGELFCCHAGYVRDGHQALKNKLHNLKELREKILTLHKQGYSDREIQAEVFKKKYPITLFSFGEWDSIHIIRSILSEGYY from the coding sequence ATGTTTTTAAAAACAAAGGTGTCAGTGGATGAAAAAAGTAATGTACGGTTCATTAACGGACATGTTTCATTCCAAAAGGTAATAATGAATGTTTATTGTTTTGAAGTGGATGGAGTACTGATTGATACCGGTGGGCATACATTACTGAAAAAGTTTCAACCTTTCTTTGCACAAATGGATGTGGATCAGATAATGATTACGCATTTTCATGAAGACCATACAGGCGGTGCGGCATATTTACAAAAAGAATACGGATTACCTGTGTATATGAATGCATTAACTATCGATGCATGCGCAAAAAAAGCAGCTTATCCGTTATACAGACAGTTATTTTGGGGAAGGCGCCGGCCATTCCAGGCACAATCGATCGATGATACTTTTACATCCAGGAATGCAGCCTGGGATGTCATTGAGACACCGGGACATGCAAAGGACCACTTGGCATTTTTAAACCGGGAAACAGGACAACTTTTTTCCGGGGATTTGTATGTCACTCCCAAAACAAAAGTTATCCTGCGTGAAGAAGATATTCCCACAATTATTCATTCGATCGAACGAATGCTGACGTACGATTTTGGCGAACTATTCTGCTGCCATGCAGGGTATGTGAGGGATGGTCACCAGGCATTGAAAAATAAGCTTCACAATTTAAAAGAACTGCGTGAAAAAATTCTTACACTCCACAAACAGGGTTACAGTGACCGGGAAATTCAAGCAGAAGTTTTTAAGAAGAAATATCCAATAACACTTTTTTCGTTCGGTGAATGGGATTCGATTCATATTATCCGGTCTATTTTAAGTGAAGGTTATTACTAG
- the mecA gene encoding adaptor protein MecA: protein MEIERINENTVKFYISYIDIEDRGFEREEIWYNRERSEQLFWQMMDEVNYKEDFNVDGPLWIQVQAMDKGLEIIVTKAQVSKNGENIELPTENGNTIDISVDDNIENMLDHKFGENKGKSAKDDDEDGNLSLIVKFGDFEDVIQLSHYFDGFDEEVDNSLFHYKDNYYLYVEFIGEAEDDDDRQEDLISQIFEFADDTEVTIHLLEEYGKQIFEENTLSQVREHFPATIGRS, encoded by the coding sequence ATGGAAATAGAGCGCATAAATGAGAACACCGTAAAATTTTATATTTCCTATATCGATATTGAAGACCGCGGCTTTGAACGCGAGGAAATCTGGTATAATCGTGAGCGCAGTGAGCAGCTGTTTTGGCAGATGATGGATGAAGTGAATTATAAAGAGGACTTTAATGTTGATGGGCCGCTTTGGATTCAAGTGCAGGCAATGGATAAAGGCCTTGAAATTATCGTTACAAAGGCGCAGGTATCCAAAAACGGTGAGAATATCGAGTTGCCAACTGAGAATGGAAATACCATTGATATTTCAGTCGATGATAATATTGAAAATATGCTTGATCATAAATTCGGTGAAAATAAAGGAAAATCCGCAAAAGACGACGATGAAGATGGTAACTTGTCACTCATTGTAAAGTTTGGCGATTTTGAAGATGTTATTCAACTGAGTCACTATTTCGACGGATTCGATGAGGAAGTTGACAATAGTCTGTTCCATTATAAAGACAACTATTATTTATATGTGGAATTCATCGGTGAAGCGGAAGATGATGATGATCGACAGGAAGATTTAATCAGCCAGATTTTCGAATTTGCAGATGATACAGAAGTAACCATTCACTTGTTGGAGGAATATGGTAAACAGATATTTGAAGAGAATACACTAAGTCAGGTACGTGAACACTTCCCTGCAACAATTGGACGCTCCTAA
- a CDS encoding LLM class flavin-dependent oxidoreductase yields the protein MENYRIDSSKGLEFGIYTLGDHLPDPATGERISTEQRLREIVELAQLAEQAGIDFFSVGESHQEYFATQAHTVVLGALAQATEKIKLASSSTIISTLDPVRVYEDFATIDQLSGGRAEIIAGRASRVGNFELLGYSLRDYEELYEEKFDLLRKLNEQEVVNWSGQYRAPLKNARILPRPKHGSLPIWRAVGGTPASAIKAGYAGVPMFLAHLGGPASVFKRSIDAYREAAAKGGFDPAELPVSTAGFFYAAETTQQALREYYPHINEGMKLTNGRGFPKQQFAQGADPRDIMNVGSPEQIIEKILYQHELFGHQRYIAQMDFGGVPFDKLKKNIELIGTEILPAIRKYTKEQ from the coding sequence TTGGAAAATTATCGAATTGATTCATCGAAAGGGTTGGAGTTCGGGATTTATACATTGGGTGATCATTTGCCGGATCCCGCAACTGGAGAGCGGATTTCCACAGAGCAGCGGCTCCGGGAAATTGTTGAACTCGCCCAACTTGCTGAGCAGGCCGGCATTGATTTTTTCAGTGTTGGAGAAAGTCATCAGGAGTATTTTGCAACACAGGCACATACAGTTGTTTTGGGTGCACTTGCCCAGGCTACAGAAAAAATAAAGCTGGCAAGTTCATCAACTATTATCAGCACACTGGATCCGGTCCGTGTTTACGAGGATTTTGCTACGATTGACCAGCTTTCCGGCGGCCGGGCAGAAATCATTGCCGGACGCGCGTCACGTGTCGGAAATTTTGAATTGCTCGGATACAGCCTGCGCGATTATGAAGAATTATATGAGGAGAAATTTGACTTGCTCCGGAAATTAAACGAGCAGGAAGTGGTAAATTGGAGCGGACAGTATAGAGCTCCATTAAAAAATGCCCGGATCCTGCCCCGGCCGAAACATGGTTCACTGCCGATCTGGCGTGCTGTCGGCGGCACACCGGCAAGCGCAATTAAAGCCGGCTATGCAGGTGTACCAATGTTTTTAGCGCATCTTGGAGGACCAGCATCGGTATTTAAGCGATCCATCGATGCATATCGCGAGGCGGCTGCAAAAGGCGGCTTTGATCCGGCGGAGCTGCCGGTTTCGACAGCCGGATTCTTTTATGCAGCTGAAACAACACAGCAAGCATTGAGAGAATACTACCCGCATATCAATGAGGGAATGAAATTGACCAATGGCAGGGGGTTCCCAAAACAGCAATTCGCACAGGGAGCAGATCCTCGTGATATTATGAATGTAGGCAGTCCTGAGCAAATCATTGAAAAAATACTTTATCAGCATGAACTTTTCGGACATCAACGTTATATTGCACAAATGGATTTCGGTGGTGTACCGTTTGATAAATTAAAGAAAAATATAGAACTGATTGGTACGGAAATTTTACCGGCAATCAGGAAATATACAAAGGAACAGTAG
- the spxA gene encoding transcriptional regulator SpxA: MVTLYTSPSCTSCRKAKAWLEEHDIPFSERNIFSEPLTLNEIKEILRMTEDGTDEIISTRSKVFQKLDVNIDQLPMKDLFRLIQQNPGLLRRPIILDEKRLQVGYNEDEIRRFLPRTVRTFQLREAQRMVN; the protein is encoded by the coding sequence ATGGTAACACTTTATACCTCACCAAGTTGTACATCTTGCAGAAAAGCAAAAGCGTGGTTGGAAGAACACGATATTCCGTTTTCTGAACGTAATATTTTCTCTGAACCATTGACTTTAAATGAAATCAAAGAAATTTTACGGATGACTGAAGATGGAACTGATGAGATTATTTCAACACGTTCAAAAGTTTTTCAAAAGCTTGATGTCAATATTGATCAGCTGCCAATGAAAGACTTGTTTCGTCTGATTCAGCAAAATCCTGGACTACTGCGCAGGCCGATCATTCTTGATGAAAAACGTCTGCAGGTTGGCTATAACGAAGATGAAATTCGCAGATTCCTGCCGAGAACGGTAAGAACTTTCCAGCTTCGTGAAGCACAACGCATGGTAAACTAA